A part of Pungitius pungitius chromosome 15, fPunPun2.1, whole genome shotgun sequence genomic DNA contains:
- the mfsd8l2 gene encoding major facilitator superfamily domain-containing protein 8 has product MDNLQKRNLTFLTIGLIFMLNGIEYAVILPTIWKYLEILEAPPYFLGLGLSAFSLSGLLTGPLFGLWSDRSQTTKSIVLFSNLFEIAGNFMYFIGYSKWLLISSRLVAGVGAGAGSSIFGFLTRSTKPEERAGIFAAIMACRQAGLLVGPAFNLFLRLCDFKLGPFVVNKYTSPGIFMCLLWVLLQFAILALYRDVPPIGSEEGTAMLEMKREAGDEEEVPLIGSDEEPLPTYRAVNADQLEASTSSGMRPVRGASILGTCRELLREEVVVLLTAQFITLFNQTALETMVTPMTQRLFGFGELSNSLMYSLCGVEVILGFFFVRWLSRRVADRVVLAAGLVICCIACIWCLVFLCNPRGGYGWELSSFIIGVFLQLLGLPFVAVSQVSLFSKVTAEKTQGFSQGVRRSVGGLATILGPLWAGGLTNNLYIMLGMMLALLVMITVMTVLSYGRLTEPRAVHSAQSSDSGG; this is encoded by the exons ATGGATAATCTCCAAAAGAGGAATCTAACTTTTCTTACAATTGGATTGATATTTATGCTGAACGGCATTGAGTACG CCGTCATCCTGCCCACAATATGGAAGTATCTCGAGATTTTAGAGGCCCCCCCTTACTTCTTGGGCCTGGGTCTGTCGGccttcagcctgagcgggctgCTCACAGGCCCGCTTTTTGGGTTGTGGTCAGATCGGagccaaactacaaagtccatcgTCCTTTTCTCCAATCTTTTTGAGATTGCCG GGAACTTCATGTATTTTATTGGGTACTCAAAGTGGCTGTTGATATCCAGTCGTCTCGTGGCAG GTGTCGGCGCGGGAGCGGGCTCCTCCATCTTTGGTTTCCTGACGCGCAGCACCAAGCCGGAGGAGCGCGCCGGCATCTTCGCGGCCATCATGGCCTGTCGACAGGCCGGCCTCCTCGTGG GGCCGGCATTCAACCTGTTCCTACGGCTGTGTGATTTCAAACTGGGGCCTTTTGTTGTGAACAAATATACATCTCCTGGG ATCTTCATGTGCCTGTTGTGGGTGCTGCTCCAGTTCGCCATCCTGGCTCTATACCGGGACGTACCACCCATCGGCTCAGAGGAGGGCACGGCGATGCTCGAGATGAAACGGGAGGCTGGCGACGAGGAAGAGGTGCCGCTGATTGGTTCTGACGAGGAGCCCCTGCCCACCTACAGAGCCGTTAACGCCGACCAATTGGAGGCCTCCACCTCTTCTGGGATGCGGCCCGTCCGCGGCGCTTCGATTCTCGGCACCTGCCGAG AGCTCCTGAGAGAGGAGGTGGTTGTTCTCCTCACGGCTCAGTTCATCACTCTCTTCAATCAGACAGCGCTGGAG ACCATGGTGACTCCCATGACGCAGCGCCTCTTCGGCTTTGGCGAGCTGAGCAACAGCCTGATGTACAGCCTGTGCGGGGTGGAGGTCATCCTGGGCTTCTTCTTTGTGCGATGGCTGAGCAGGAGGGTGGCCGACCGCGTGGTCCTGGCCGCGGGCCTGGTCATCTGCTGCATCGCTTGTATCTGGTGCCTCGTCTTCCTCTGCAACCCCCGAG GTGGATATGGATGGGAGCTGTCGAGTTTCATCATCGGAGTGTTTCTGCAGCTGCTCGGGCTTCCCTTCGTGGCCGTGTCTCAGGTGTCTCTCTTCTCCAAAGTCACTGCCGAGAAAACACAAG GATTCAGCCAAGGTGTTAGACGCTCAGTTGGGGGTCTGGCCACCATCTTGGGTCCTTTGTGGGCTGGAGGACTCACCAATAATTTGTACATAATGTTGGGCATGATGCTAGCTCTTCTCGTAATGATCACA GTCATGACGGTGTTGTCCTACGGCCGCCTGACCGAGCCCCGGGCCGTGCACAGCGCCCAGAGCTCTGACAGCGGAGGATag
- the kcnmb3 gene encoding calcium-activated potassium channel subunit beta-3, with protein MFVNTASPRRSFTIPISITLQGARRRQTRELLHTAQEQEWSRGGGGRGGQRARMAASSAGEDRAVLLGFAMMAFSVLMFFVVGITVVRPYVNSDWEEEEEAACVLLQADILEEWVDCRGVSTVPCLRVTVNLTKSNKRAFLHFDEESVLLTPECFYVPKCQTDRAKLQDEVLKLKDSLDTQLGSASSCFTDPARHPGDVILSRKYTLKEALFASLWPCLMLAGGALLLGLVRLTQCLDHLSSEMRSGAAAGRLTSLYTQGKLYRMLRPSATQSPP; from the exons ATGTTCGTGAACACAGCTTCTCCCCGGAGGTCTTTCACCATCCCCATCAGCATCACCCTGCAGGGTGCCCGCAGGAGGCAGACACG ggAGCTGCTTCACACAGCTCAGGAGCAGGAGTGGAGTAGAGGCGGGGGGGGCCGCGGGGGGCAGCGAGCTCGGATGGCAGCGTCGAGCGCCGGGGAGGACAGAGCCGTCCTGCTGGGCTTCGCCATGATGGCCTTCTCCGTGCTCATGTTCTTTGTGGTCGGCATCACTGTGGTCAGACCTTATGTGAACAG tgactgggaggaggaggaggaggccgcctGCGTGCTGCTGCAGGCCGACATCCTGGAGGAGTGGGTGGACTGCAGAGGTGTGAGCACTGTACCTTGCCTCAGGGTTACGGTCAACCTCACTAAGTCCAATAAGAGGGCTTTCCTCCACTTTGACGAGGAGTCAGTCCTGCTCACTCCGGAG tgcttCTACGTGCCCAAATGTCAAACGGACAGAGCCAAACTTCAGGACGAGGTGCTGAAGTTGAAAGACAGCTTGGACACCCAGCTGGGGAGCGCATCGTCTTGCTTCACAGACCCGGCGAGGCACCCCGGGGACGTCATCCTGAGCAGGAAGTACACCTTAAAGGAAGCCCTGTTTGCGTCGCTGTGGCCCTGCCTGATGCTGGCCGGCGGagccctgctgctgggcctcgtGAGGCTGACACAGTGCTTGGACCACCTCTCCTCCGAGATGCGCAGTGGGGCCGCGGCGGGCCGGCTGACCTCGCTGTACACTCAGGGCAAACTGTACCGAATGCTGCGGCCATCCGCCACGCAGTCTCCGCCATGA